A segment of the Ipomoea triloba cultivar NCNSP0323 chromosome 1, ASM357664v1 genome:
GTCACTAAAAAAGCTCACTTGCCACATAGGTGATAGCATGATACAATTTGGATCAAGTTTTTAATTTCACGtcccaattttttgttttgtttttaagaaAGAATTAGGAGCTTtcataaagaaagaaagaaagaattacGAAATACTATCGACAGTTCGATACGCACACACGTTGTCTCAGCACTGTTTCATTGTCCTTTTCCCTCCGGTTAGTCACTCATATACTATCTTGGTACGAATAAAAAAGCATTGGCCTAAAAAATTGGTGAAATCAAATCCAAGAAATCATATTTATTGTGGTCTTTCTTGATCCACCCAGCTGCCAATGTGCTTCACAGTTCCTATTGCCAAGTAGAGAGTTTCTCTTCTACTTCTCCTCTCTCTGAGTAGCTCAGTTCTTGCTGCTCTTTCTTCACACAAGATTTGAACTTTCACTCACGCTTCAAGGATTGTGCTTTTGCCGGCGAATATTTGAAATTGAGCAAGTTTCTGAAGTGGGTTCTTGATTTGAGGGAAATATTTTGCAATTTTGCTCCTGAGGATGATGTCTGTGACCTACCATAATCTTGAGTTTGGGAGAAGTAGATTGGACTTTGTGGGTGCTGGGTGTTGTTCAAATGCCGCCATTGACTTGCACTCTGTGAGAAAGGTGGCCAATTGTGTGTTTGGGAATGTTAGCAGAGGCTTCAAGGCTCGGAAACTGCTGTGTTGCCGCCGTGATATCGGCCACTGCCGGGTGTTTTGCACCGAGACTTCCGGCGGTCTGGTTAATGGTAAAAAATTTCTCTTTGCAGTACAAAACTGTGTTTAGATAAATTATTGTAGAGGTATTGGATTAACTTGAGTTAAAATCTTACTTCAGCAGTTGCACCTGCTTCTCCTCCTGTGTTGGATTTGAAGGATAAGCCCAGAAGCCCTGTGTTGCTAGCAAATATGTTTGGACCAGTTGCTGATGACCTCCTTACTCTAAACAAGAACTTACAGTCTGTAAGTATTCATTCATAGTTGCTTTCCCCAGTCTTTATTTTTCTCTAATTTACTTGCCCACAAAaggtcaattgttataccatggaccaggttTTATATTGCATTGTTAACTCTGTTACAAAAATTCATTACCTTCAAGTTAACACATTTATACCTATAGTTAACAGTTTCTATACGtgtaaacaaatatattaataattctTGACACATCATATGATAgctacatgtacagaaactgtcaactgcAAGTATAGAACATGTCAACCACATATAAAGaatctaaaagttatttttggaccagggtttacaatgtaaggtagaccctggtccatgtaTAATTTCCCACAAAAGGTGAAATAGGAATCCACACCCCGGCCCAAGAGAAAAATTACGATGACTCAGTGACCCATCCACCCATTAGATGGGAGGACCTATGCGTGGCAAGGAACCTGTGTCCTTGCCCACAATCTGTCATCAGCAATCAACTGAGCTATATGTGCGGGCTTTCTCTAATTTACTATTCTGGGGAACTTCTACTTTTGCATTATATGCCTAATTAAGTGATACCACTTATTGTTTTCTGTAACTTGTGTTGTATATAATTATGTCTGTGAAGTTTGTTTTCTTGTGAGGAAAGATGCAGCagaaaaaggaaatgagaaaCACTGCACACATGGCCTAACATTGTGGGGATACATGTATAGGAGGTGTTAATGTGTTATGCTACTCAAAAATACTGTTGTAATGTAGAATATGCAATTTGTATTCCATTCTTTTACAGTTAAGTAGATGAGTTGAGACATGCTTTGGCAATGGACCGGAATATATAGGAATAGTTGAAGCTTTGTTTTGACATATATGGTCTTACTTACCATAACCCTGAAAACACTTGACACTTGCCCATAACAGAGGTTTTTTATAATTCTGTTTATGAACATTAATCTTGTGGTTGGAAGTGATAggcctttcaatccctcaatttgaACAGCTATCAATCTATTATTTTGTTAACAGGATATCTAAATGCAAATAATGTAATGCCACTTCTAGAGGGTGTTCCATCCTTAACCACCCGTAGATCATTTACCACTTTATACACGAGTCTGATTGAAATCATCTATTAGATTGTTGGTGCAGAAAACCCTGTTTTAATGTCTGCTGCGGAGCAGATTTTTGGTGCTGGTGGGAAAAGGATGAGACCTGCTTTGGTTTTCCTTGTTGCCCGAGCCACGGCAGAAATTTGTGACCTGAAGTGAGGAGCACCGTTTTCTCTTTCTGTTATTATACTTAATTGTGTACTATGTTGAATTGGCTTACTTAGAATTTGTAAAACATGTTTGCCACTCAGGGAATTGACCAGAGAACATAGGCGGCTTGCTGAAATCATAGAAATGATCCACACTGCAAGTTTGATACACGATGATGTTTTGGATGAAAGTGACATGCGTAGAGGTAGgcctttatttaaaagttatagTTCGTAGCAAATGTTCAACTGTATTTCCTTATACCGccgggtgctggacttggcccttcaagcctccgcccaacaattccccaGCACTTCAACCTTAACTGcactctgataccacttgttaggatcaaatgcTTACCACTGTGCCAAAAACTATAGCTCATAGCgaatgcacaactttatttccttatatcgTTACATTTTTTAGAGGCAGGGTGTTGGGATTGGCCCTTTAGGCCTCCGCCCAATAATCCCCTAGCCACTTGGTGTTGGACTTGCCCCTTCACTGGCCTCCACTTAACACCATTAGTTCGGATAGATTCAAGGTTCTTATTTCCTCTACTATGTGTTTACTTTTCAGGAAAAGAAACTGTCCATCAATTATATGGTACAAGGGTTGCAGTGCTGGCTGGCGATTTTATGTTTGCACAATCATCATGGTACCTAGCTAACCTTGAAAACCTTGAAGTCATAAAGCTCATAAGTCAGGTATATTAGGATTTacttcgacttttaatttgcaGTTTAAAAGCCCGTCTTTGGCTCCTGAATGAATTCTACCTTATTAATGTCCTCTCCCTAAAACCAATTTTCATAGAAGGTTGATACTTTTCGTTGTTGGAGAAGCATGCAAATTCATTTCAGCTAATGCACTTAGTATTCTGGATGTTATGAAGGTGATAAAAGATTTTGCGAGCGGCGAAATAAAGCAGGCATCGGGTTTATTCGACTGTGATGTTGAACTGGAGGAGTACTTGATCAAGAGTTACTACAAAACCGCTTCCTTGATTGCTGCTAGCACCAAAGGAGCTGCCATTTTTAGCGGGGTTGACAATGAGGTCTGCGAGCAGATGTATCAGTACGGGAGGAATCTTGGTCTGTCGTTCCAGATTGTCGATGACATATTGGACTTCACTCAATCAGCCGAGCAATTAGGGAAGCCGACTGGAAGTGACCTAGCAAAGGGGAACCTCACTGCACCAGTTATCTTCGCGCTAGAGAAGGAGCCAAAACTGAGGGATATGATCGAATCCGAGTTTTGTGAAACCGGATCTCTAGAGGAGGCCATCAGCATTATCAAGAACTGTGGAGGTATCGAGAGGGCTCAAGAGTTGGCGAGAGAGAAAGCCGATCTAGCAATTCAGAATCTCAAGTGTCTGCCTCCCAGTCCTTTCCGAATGGGGCTGGAGGAAATGGTGAAGTATAATCTCGAGAGAATTGAATAGATCGAAGGCACTGGGGCATATTCATCCCAGATTAAAGCACAGTTCGAGAAATCTATCTGCTATGACTTGTAGAGATTGAAATCGAGCACCGGGGAAGAGCCATTCTGGTTGATTTCTTTTACTTCAACTACTGCTTCCTCATCTGCAAGTAATGAGCAGCTTTTGCTCCTCAATGGCTGTATACTCATAAAAGGTCATGAGCAATGACTCTAGCTCTTAGTATACCTCAATGTTATCATTatcataattcttttttttttttttcttttgtcttggTAAAGgagaataaattttattgttgttgtaaaAATGATATTTCAAGTTAATTACAACAATAATGTCATGGCTATTCTTTGACTGGTTTTTGCTTTGCTATTTCTGggatataatataatgcagtCCATCTTGCATTGCTTCATGTTTCTCAAGCTTGTAGGAACATCAAAGTTGCCTCTATGTAAAACCAAAGGTTACTTCATTTCAAATTAGTCACTTGTGCACTTGTAAGCTTCTATACCAAGAAATGAGGACTATAGCATCCTCTTCCATTTTGGCCATGGACTAAAAAACCCCGTCAAAATACAGGCCATACAATTAAAAGCTCGTCTTACTTATTTGGTGAGATTAGGCGGACTAATCTGCCAGGCTAAATCCGTTTTGACGGCCATACAATTAAAAGCTCGTCTTACTTATTTGGTGAAGGCCAGGCTAAATCCGTTTTGATGACCATACTATTAAAAGCTCGTCTTACCATTAAAAGATCGTCTTACTTATTTGGTGAAATGAGGCGGACTAACTGACAGGCTAAATCCGTCTTACTTATTTGGTGAGGCGGACTAACCTGCCAGGCTAAATCTATTTTGATGGCCATACAATTAAAAGCTCATCTTACTTATCTGGTGAGATGAGACGGACTCACAGGCTAAATCCGGTTTTGACTACTCTAAATTAATGTGATACACTTGACTTGAAGCACAGAAGTATTTAGGCCTAAAATGGAGGCCAACAGGTAAAAGGGGCGATTTCATTTTGGATTTCAAGTTGGCTCCAATTCCTAAATGGAACAACATCAACACCATCGGCTATCAGTCTCATGAAATCGGTGGTCCGGCCGACACGCTTCCGAGAAACCGAAGACGATGATATCCAGATTTTTCCGGCACATCAACGTTAACCAATGGGGATTGAAAGCTAAAGAAGGATTCCAACAATCCCTCTTATTCGTCAAGTTCCTCTGTATATTGCACGTCGCCGACCGATACGTCTGCTCCCCTATCCTCGTACACTTCCGCCAAAATTTTATCTCCTTACATTTTAGGTTttgttcatttttcttctttttaatttttcgaAAATTTCCTGCTCAGGTGTACGGCCCCAGCATGCTTCCGACGTTGAACTTGACCGGCGACGTGTTGCTCGTCGAGCACGTGTCCCCGTTGCTGGGGAAGGTGGGCCCCGGTGATGTCGTCCTAGTTCGCGCCACTGATAACCCTAGAAAGACTATCACCAAGCGCATTATGGGTATGGAGGGTGATTACGTCACTTATCTAGCTGAACCTGGACGCAGTGACCGCTCTATCACTGTAAAGGTGTCTGCTTTTCTTTCTGCTTTTGAAACTCAACTCCAATTTTTTGGGTGCTATTATAGCTGAATTGATTAAGGCAcattaattttgtcatttctGGTTTTTGATTATTTCAATGTAGGATTTTTACTTGGTACTAATTTATATGGAGCGATAGGAACTTGTTACTAGTTTGTTTTAGTATTGGGGGTGGTAATTTCTTGTGACAACTTGTCTGCATCGAAATCTAAGCTTAGTGACTGTAAATACTAGTATCAGTTAAGGTTTTGGGAACTGAATTTCAATAACAGCAACTGGGAATGATATTAATTGAACTGTTTTCCAAGTTGCTGGCAATTTAACTTATGCTGctgcattttcttcttcttccaaaaggttgaatccccaactctAACATCTCCTCACGCCCTGACCTGACAGAGCATGTGAGAAGaggtaaatcacggtaactccGTGGCTCAGCAGACAAGCCAAATGTTGGTGCGCACAAGGGATCTGCCCACTTTGGGCATAATCCCCACACTACCGCTACTGAGTTTTGAACCTTGGTTTCTTCTTCCAAATACTGCCTACTAAACCACTGAGCTAAGCTTGTATGTGCTGCTGCTGCATTTTCTGAAAGTCAAGATTGTTGTCCTTGAAATCATGTTCtatgttttattgttttattattaaattctttcttgttttctttcttttcacatTTTGTTGGGGCAAGTGTAGGTGCCAAAGGGGCATGTTTGGATTCAAGGAGATAACATCTATGCATCCAAGGATTCAAGGCAACTTGGACCAATCCCATATGGTCTCATTCTGGGAAAAGTCTTCTATAGGGTAAGTTGtacttttgtttgttttctttatccCTGGGGTGGAACTTTTGTGCTTCATCCAGTTTTTATGTTGGATTGGCTGCTCATTCTTAACCCTTATTAAAATGTTTGCACCAGTTTTGAAGTTTCCATGTCTTCAGTTTTCATTATCTGAATCTTTGGTTTGGTTTGCACACTAGGATGTTTCTAGATTCATTTTTGAACTTGAACGACATGCTTGTTTTTCTCTTTAACTGTGAAATGGAAAAAGGTTAATCCAAATCAGATTGTGTGCAGTTTCTTTTGGTCAAACTGTGTCCTAAAGACAAGTGACCATCCTCTTTCTTAAGGTTAGATAGTATGTGTGCAGTGTGCTTGTTGTTGGCTTTTGAGAATGTTGGCCTTTTCACATGTGCAAATGCAATATAAGGTATATAACAGCCAAAATTGGTTGCTTAGTTAGGTAGAGTGgagcaacaacaaaaaaaaaaaaaaaaccacatatTCCAGTTTCAGCTCACAGAAGCTCATCACCATATTTCCTTATGActataaataacatttaaagATTCAAACATAGAACTAGAGTTTTCCTTCTACCTCACCATATCTGCACATATATACTCTGCAGTGTATATTCTTGTGAAAAAAGATGAACTGAGTGTTATACTGAAGGATGCATGTGGGGTGAAGCCATGCTATATATTCACTCTTAACGGAGTATTAAACATATACAGATTACAGTAGCCAGGTTCTTGTTATAAAACCAGTAGGGGATGACAAAGACCTTAAAGTCCACTGGCTTGGGGGGCCTGAGAGGCTGAGACTCTAACTAAGAGGATTCAAGTTCAATCCCCAATCCTCTGATATGTTCAAAAAAACAAGTCACAATATCTGATTCATGCTTATGAACCGTCTCTCTCCCCAAATACCTCTAATTTGGTTTGAACCGTTAAAACTAAGCTCTTATAAATCTACTACTTATCAGGAAAAAAGAAACTTCATTTGATCTGCTTGGGCCCCTTACCCTATAaagaacaaaaaagaaaaaggaaaaagaaagctCCTTTGACACATAATGTACAGAGTAATAGTTTACCTGATGAAAGGGTTGCAAAGGGTCTTAGAAAAACCACAACCTTCCTCTTAGTTCCTTTTGATTTTGCTACCAATGTGTGATTTGTGTGGTTACAGGTTACAAGAAAAATACGTGATCTCATCCATTATTTTAGTTGGTGTGGTTCCCCGACCATCATTTCTGCTTACACTAGTGCCGTTTGCTCCTGCAGGTATGGCCACCCGAAGGCTTTGGGTCTTTGGCACAAGAATTATAAATGTTCAAATGGATATATAGAAATGTGAAATTTACTCATGTTTAGTAATCAGAGTATCTCCTAGACTATGTTATTTCCATTGTGGCAATCTTAATTTTTGCCAATTCCCTTGGTGTTTCATATTCCTAATTCCTTCCTGTTCCAGCAAGTTGTTTATGGCTAATTGACAATATGGTTTAGTGTGCAATGTATCTTTTATACTCCGTAGTTTCTGTCAACCGAAAACAGTTTGTGGAGAAAATATGATTCGCTTCTTACTTTTTGTTCCTTAATTTTGCCCAGTTAGCTCATGCATTTTAAACTTttgtataattaaagaaaattatgtCAAAGTCATATTTTATcaatatttaaaagtaattaGTTTAATCACTAAAGCTATCAAAATAAGGAATAATAAATGATTACAATGGGCTTGAGCCATTAGCATTCCATGAAAGTATTGCCACTTTGTGGGTGTAAAAGTAACTCTATATTAATATGTTTGGTGATTAAATTAGTTTatctttaaatattaataaaatgaaatttgagTTTGGCATGACAATATCATGTTAGGTTGATGTGATAGTGATAATGCAACTgtcatgtaaataaaattaagctAATTAATGAGCTTACAAAATTAAGCTAATAAGTTATTACGagtattttttaattgaaaattttgtataagttttttttaaaaaaaaaaaacattgcacCAATAGAGTCAATACTGTCTCAAACCTATGGCCTCTGAAATGGAAAAGTCACTTCATACCACTCTACTATAAGATTATTGGCAAAAACAAGTTAACTTTAGGTCAATGCTCATTGACTAATTTGGGCTGCTAGATACACGGGCCTAAAAGGCCCACTAACTTCTATTATAAAATGAACCCAACCTAGGGTTATATCCAACAGAATTGCCTTGAGAGAACCGAGCGATCTTCAGTTTCTACTGCCATGGCGCTCGAGTTCCGTTGCGGGCATACATCGAAACCCTAAATCCCTTTCTTCTTCTAGCAGTAGGAGCTTTTCTCTCACTTCTCTTGCTCCGAAGAAAGGTTTTACACGAAATTATCcctatttatatgtatgtatatgcgtGAGAAACAATGGCCGATCCAATGGGCTCTCGCGTAAGATGAGATGTGCGAGAGCTCAATTTCACCCGGCCTATATCGAGTTTGATTGCTTTTAAAGGGGCATCCTCAAGGCTCAAGGTTTGACACCTgagcttttgttttgtttaattcaGGGGAACTGCCCTACATTTTTGCAATTTCCTTTGGTGTTTACTTTGCTCGATTGTCAAATTGCTTATGTCCAGAAATTGTAAACAATAacattatttgaattaatttgatATTGAAATTACTATAGTTTTAAAATACTTTACTCTTACCACTTTTCAAGAGACGCATTTTTGGTATGATTTTTTGAAGACACTGATGATGAATAAGGAAATATTAAAACTACACTTGgttcttttactttttgttttgcttttagtTTTCTATTATCAATTTTATCTCTATTTTTCTGTATATGGATTTTTTTGAAAGGGAGAAGGATCAAATAGGCCAGAATTGTATGAGATAATCTAATTATGCTCTactgaacttaaaaaaaattacaattgagtTCTTCAGTTAACCTATTTCATGCAATTAGTTCATTAGTTTAATTTGctagttttctccatttttagcaggttttcaaattgatttttttaaaaaaaaaataattttaaataaaacaattatttaaaattagcCAAATTTAATAGCTTTTGGTATATCAACtttaactataataataataataattaaatttagttcAAAATCACTGAAACTGAAACCTATTATACCCTTCAAGTATTTGATATCCACAttgattccgattctcatgtgggaaccaaacacaccctagcTTTATTTAATATCCATACCGATTTTGATTcttatgtgcgaaccaaacacgctCTAACTTTATTGTCCTCAACTATAGTGGTTTTCCTTAATTttgtcctaaatgacttttgtGACCCAATGTAAGTTTAGTCCTCCGTTTGCATTTTCATCCATTTGCTGTTAAATTCaaggatatttttgtaattacaatAATCTCTCCTTTAAGAGAGAAGGAAAGAGCTTCAAAATTGACTCTGGCTAATATTTATGAGGATTTGCAGGAAAATTTGTGAGTGAAGATGGTGAGAGTGGATGCAACTGCTGGTTTAGTTCCAAACTTTTGAATTCCACAGCGGGGATCTCAAAATAGTTCAATTGCAGAAGATTAGAATGATATGTATCCCTGGTCAAGAATGTGCTCATATCCTCATTTTGATTGCTCTCGTGTATGGCTTGCAAATGGACAACCGGAGGGTAGATCAACAAGCCTGCTCATTGCATTCTCTTGATTCTAGTATTCCAATAGTCTTTAATCTCATTATCCGTACGGCCAAACAACTGAAAGAAACGAGATGATGCCAAACAGAGTGAGTGATAGCAAACAAAGCACATGAAAGAAATTATATCTTTTTCTATGGTGTAACAATTTCGCCTGATCTAATAGCGCGATAACATATTCAAACCAATAAACACATGCAAATAGAGGACAAAGCTTCAACCATTAAAAACTGCACTTTTAGTTTGAAGAAACATGTATTTTTTCTAAGTAGTTTTATCACATAAATATTGACAAAGCTTCGACCATGGGACACAAATGGATGGAAGTACTATTAGTgatttaaacattattaaaaaaaaaaccataaaaagaTAGAGTTATACACACCTCAGCAGCCATTCTCGCCCATTTGTTTCCCATTTTAGCATGGAGCTCAATATTCAATACAACTTCATCTAGAGTGAATGGACCTTTCTTTAAATTAAGTTCAAGTGATTTGCCCACCTTAAATGACAGCTTTTATCAAATTGAGTTAGGTTCCATATGTTTCTGCACAGCATTCTAGTTTCTCTCTCCGTGTATTGTTACATATTCCATTAACTGTGGAGCTCTCACCATCTTcactcacaattttttttttctgcaaatCCTCATAAACATTGGCCATGGAGTTTTGAAGCTTTTTCCTTCTCTCTTAAAGGAGGGATTATTGCaattacaaaaatatccttCGATTTAACAGCAAATGGATGGAAATATAAACAGAGGACTATATTGAGCAAAAACACACAAGTCTGGGACTACATTAGGTCACAAAAGTCGTTTAGGAcgaaatcgagaaaaatcactatagtcaagaaccattttgagtattaactcaataaaattgaatagttgaagCTCTACCTATTAACAACAAAGTGTAATACTATAGTTAAGAATAATTATGAGAAATTGACAAAATGGAAATTTTCTGTTTTCTTAATTGTGAACCATGGTTGATTGTTGGTGcattcttcttcctcttgttttgacttttgagaaATTTGCATAACCACCTTTATGTTGTTTTGAATAGGGATGACCACGGGCCGGTTTTAAACCGAACCGGTACTGTAGCCACATATTTGCTAAATCATTTTTCAAGGTAGCCTCTTTTTTTGCTTCATTAAACTTTttttggtagaaattaaacatgtggaccaaaatttaTGTTTGCTCTATATATCTCTCGAGAAGCagataattctttttcaagttTTGTATTCAAGAGGAAGTAGAAGGCCATATAATGAAAAGACTAATTTACCTCCACACATAACACCTCACTAACTGAACATAAGGACCATTGTTGAAATAATTTCAAAAGTTAGGGGACCATTACtggaattaatttattttataccaTTCATTTTGAGTATATTGGATGTTTTGTAACCATAATCCTTACATTTTCATTATTGGTAGAGTTAATGGTTAGCCTACAATTAGAACCATTAAAATTTCTACCAACCACTTCAATATAACTAAATAGCTTGATTGCGTAACTTTCATTTTCAAAGCCCTCCAAATCCAAATGTTTTGACATTACATCTTTGTGTATCCGTGAATGAAGATATAAAACCACAAAGACTTTTTGATTGATAGTGTGATAATTACAAAGACATTTTGATTGATAGTGTAAATTTTTTGAATGCAATatttgtttataactactttctcaacctattaaagcacaaagagtcaatatcacctaCACTTAGGTTTGAACTCACAACCTTGTATATGTAAAGTAGCAACTTGGTGCTAGTTTTTGGTAGATCGATAGTGTAATTAAATTATCACGTCTACAATAATAGTGTTACTTATCATCCAAATTGCAACACTTATAATACATAATGAAATGCAATACTAAACAATcataatgtaatacttttaaataaaaatataatactttttataaaaaaaaaaaaaacattttcatctTGGATTTTTATATATTAGACAATGCAAAGTAGGCTTGTGGTTTTTTCAATTGTACATTTTTGGGTTTTGTAGTGATTTATACATTGGTAATACTTTTTGCTCGGTTAGTTATGAATGAATTATGgattatttatgttataaatgaatgtataataatgcatatgatttttttaagatGTAGAACCTTTGTATTGTTTAATAATGTTGAGTggttaataatgttatttttaatatcatttaaatatattc
Coding sequences within it:
- the LOC116029890 gene encoding solanesyl diphosphate synthase 1, chloroplastic-like isoform X2 translates to MMSVTYHNLEFGRSRLDFVGAGCCSNAAIDLHSVRKVANCVFGNVSRGFKARKLLCCRRDIGHCRVFCTETSGGLVNVAPASPPVLDLKDKPRSPVLLANMFGPVADDLLTLNKNLQSIVGAENPVLMSAAEQIFGAGGKRMRPALVFLVARATAEICDLKELTREHRRLAEIIEMIHTASLIHDDVLDESDMRRGKETVHQLYGTRVAVLAGDFMFAQSSWYLANLENLEVIKLISQVIKDFASGEIKQASGLFDCDVELEEYLIKSYYKTASLIAASTKGAAIFSGVDNEVCEQMYQYGRNLGLSFQIVDDILDFTQSAEQLGKPTGSDLAKGNLTAPVIFALEKEPKLRDMIESEFCETGSLEEAISIIKNCGGIERAQELAREKADLAIQNLKCLPPSPFRMGLEEMVKYNLERIE
- the LOC116029890 gene encoding solanesyl diphosphate synthase 1, chloroplastic-like isoform X1, yielding MMSVTYHNLEFGRSRLDFVGAGCCSNAAIDLHSVRKVANCVFGNVSRGFKARKLLCCRRDIGHCRVFCTETSGGLVNAVAPASPPVLDLKDKPRSPVLLANMFGPVADDLLTLNKNLQSIVGAENPVLMSAAEQIFGAGGKRMRPALVFLVARATAEICDLKELTREHRRLAEIIEMIHTASLIHDDVLDESDMRRGKETVHQLYGTRVAVLAGDFMFAQSSWYLANLENLEVIKLISQVIKDFASGEIKQASGLFDCDVELEEYLIKSYYKTASLIAASTKGAAIFSGVDNEVCEQMYQYGRNLGLSFQIVDDILDFTQSAEQLGKPTGSDLAKGNLTAPVIFALEKEPKLRDMIESEFCETGSLEEAISIIKNCGGIERAQELAREKADLAIQNLKCLPPSPFRMGLEEMVKYNLERIE
- the LOC116017120 gene encoding mitochondrial inner membrane protease subunit 1, whose product is MISRFFRHINVNQWGLKAKEGFQQSLLFVKFLCILHVADRYVCSPILVYGPSMLPTLNLTGDVLLVEHVSPLLGKVGPGDVVLVRATDNPRKTITKRIMGMEGDYVTYLAEPGRSDRSITVKVPKGHVWIQGDNIYASKDSRQLGPIPYGLILGKVFYRVWPPEGFGSLAQEL